One genomic segment of Gossypium arboreum isolate Shixiya-1 chromosome 3, ASM2569848v2, whole genome shotgun sequence includes these proteins:
- the LOC108475402 gene encoding GATA transcription factor 15-like — protein MLDPSEKGSSSEDQTKKSPEWISPKGSPNQSIETKKVCADCGTSKTPLWRGGPAGPKSLCNACGIRSRKKRRAILGLNKGEDKKSKKGNINGNSYNRKSSSSNTKNLGDNLKQRLLSLGKEVLMQRSKVEKQRSKLGEEEQAAVLLMALSYGSVYA, from the exons ATGTTGGATCCAAGTGAAAAA GGATCAAGTTCTGAAGATCAAACCAAGAAATCGCCAGAATGGATTTCACCAAAAGGAAGTCCAAATCAAAGCATTGAAACCAAGAAAGTTTGTGCTGATTGTGGTACCTCTAAAACCCCTCTTTGGAGAGGTGGCCCAGCTGGTCCCAAG TCTCTATGTAATGCATGTGGGATCAGAAGCAGGAAAAAGAGAAGAGCAATTCTGGGCTTAAACAAAGGAGAAGACAAGAAATCAAAGAAAGGGAATATCAATGGAAACAGCTACAACAGAAAAAGTAGTTCAAGCAACACCAAAAATTTAGGGGATAATTTGAAGCAAAGATTATTATCTTTAGGAAAAGAAGTTTTGATGCAAAGATCGAAGGTTGAAAAGCAAAGAAGCAAGTTAGGAGAAGAAGAACAAGCTGCTGTTCTTTTAATGGCTCTTTCTTATGGCTCTGTTTATGCTTAg